One genomic segment of Rivularia sp. PCC 7116 includes these proteins:
- a CDS encoding MAPEG family protein — MLMYVSQLPVSVLFLYCIAVAFLEIYLPFLAVAYARLSIGYDYAAPRAMFDKLPPYAQRATWAHQNCFETFMIFAVAALMAYATGVDSPLAIWAALSFITVRLLYSVFYILNIPILRSLMYAVGLACSCTLFVLSIMQAS, encoded by the coding sequence ATGCTAATGTATGTTTCGCAATTGCCCGTGTCAGTCTTATTTCTATACTGTATTGCTGTAGCCTTCCTAGAAATTTACTTGCCATTTCTAGCAGTTGCTTATGCTCGTTTGAGTATTGGTTACGATTATGCCGCACCTCGCGCTATGTTTGATAAGCTTCCACCTTATGCACAACGTGCTACTTGGGCGCATCAAAACTGCTTTGAAACCTTTATGATTTTTGCAGTTGCTGCTTTAATGGCTTATGCAACAGGCGTTGATTCTCCTTTAGCAATATGGGCGGCATTAAGTTTTATTACAGTACGTTTATTGTATTCAGTTTTTTATATTTTAAATATACCCATCTTGCGTTCGCTTATGTATGCTGTTGGTTTAGCTTGTTCTTGCACTTTATTCGTCTTGAGTATCATGCAAGCAAGTTGA
- a CDS encoding PadR family transcriptional regulator yields the protein MSLAHAILASLVDSSCSGYDLAKRFDGSVGFFWQASHQQIYRELSKLDKLGWVISEIIPQQGKPDKKVYSVTKEGKLQLQEWIAKPCEPMPVRDDLLVKIFSGHIVSEHTILQELEHHRQAHIEKLSTYRDLEQKYFQNLQQLSDTAKFQYLTLRKGIRYETQWVDWCNEAIELLNKN from the coding sequence ATGTCTTTAGCTCATGCAATCTTGGCATCTTTAGTAGATAGTTCCTGTAGCGGTTACGATTTGGCGAAGCGGTTTGATGGCTCTGTAGGCTTCTTTTGGCAAGCTTCACACCAACAGATTTATCGCGAACTATCTAAATTAGATAAACTTGGCTGGGTAATTTCTGAGATAATTCCTCAACAAGGCAAGCCGGATAAAAAAGTTTATAGTGTTACCAAAGAAGGGAAGCTGCAACTGCAAGAATGGATTGCTAAACCCTGCGAACCAATGCCGGTTAGAGATGATTTACTAGTTAAAATATTCAGCGGACATATTGTATCAGAACATACAATATTGCAAGAATTGGAACATCATCGCCAAGCTCATATTGAGAAATTATCGACATACAGAGATTTGGAGCAGAAGTATTTTCAAAATCTCCAACAACTTTCAGACACAGCAAAATTTCAGTATTTAACTCTTCGCAAAGGAATTCGTTATGAAACGCAATGGGTTGATTGGTGTAACGAAGCCATCGAACTACTGAACAAAAATTAA
- a CDS encoding DUF4188 domain-containing protein translates to MSKVMPGRFTAETNEPFVVFLIGMRINNFFAFSKWLPTAMAMPPMLRTLYKHPEKGFLGGENFFNLRGAGLIQYWRSFEDLERFARSREEPHLSAWQRFNRVVGADGSVGIWHETYLINPGNYEAVYANMPIFGLAAATKHVSVKRRSETARQRVESGH, encoded by the coding sequence ATGTCTAAAGTAATGCCAGGAAGATTCACTGCTGAAACTAATGAACCCTTTGTAGTGTTTTTGATTGGGATGCGGATAAATAATTTTTTTGCTTTTAGTAAATGGCTTCCAACTGCAATGGCAATGCCACCGATGCTACGTACTTTGTACAAGCATCCCGAGAAAGGTTTTTTAGGAGGCGAAAACTTTTTTAATTTACGAGGAGCAGGATTAATCCAGTATTGGCGCTCCTTCGAGGATTTAGAGCGTTTTGCTCGCAGCCGGGAAGAGCCTCATCTTTCGGCTTGGCAGCGGTTCAATCGTGTAGTGGGTGCTGATGGTAGCGTTGGGATTTGGCATGAAACTTATTTGATTAACCCAGGAAATTACGAAGCCGTATATGCAAATATGCCGATTTTCGGATTAGCTGCGGCAACCAAGCACGTTTCCGTGAAGCGAAGAAGCGAAACTGCTCGTCAGCGCGTGGAGAGTGGGCATTGA
- a CDS encoding glycosyltransferase family 2 protein, with protein MPANSWPDNDYNELDSLNSIFADISANVELEEQKLQELSVPSRFQGRRRKAALVLTMVWSGTIALHLVSWGSLFVLGLATVVGIHSLVIVFARSQGANQETKGDLPFVSLLVAAKNEELVIGNLVNNLCNLEYPGEGYEVWIVDDNSSDKTPQLLSELASKYENLKVLRRKPGATGGKSGALNQVLPLTKGEVIAVFDADAQVSSDILLRTIPLFGRDNVGAVQLRKEIANASTNFLTKGQMAEMAVDTFVQRSRSLKGGIGELRGNGQFVRRKALYRCGGWNEETITDDLDLTLRLHLDKWDIECVFHPAVKEEGVTNAISLWHQRNRWAEGGYQRYLDYWDLILRNRMGTWKTFELLVNFVLLQYIIPTAAIPDFLMAIARHRVPILSPFTGMTITISFLGMFAGLKRIHKNKSLRTYTYLILLLQSLRGIFFMFHWIVVMSSTTARMSVLPKRLKWVKTVRQGE; from the coding sequence ATGCCAGCGAATTCCTGGCCCGACAATGACTATAACGAACTTGATTCACTGAACTCCATTTTTGCCGATATCTCCGCAAATGTGGAGTTAGAAGAACAAAAATTGCAAGAATTATCTGTTCCTTCGCGGTTTCAAGGTCGTAGACGCAAAGCTGCTCTAGTTTTGACAATGGTCTGGAGCGGTACTATTGCTTTGCACTTAGTCTCTTGGGGGTCTTTATTTGTATTAGGGTTAGCTACCGTTGTTGGTATTCATTCTTTAGTGATTGTATTTGCCAGATCTCAAGGTGCAAATCAAGAAACTAAAGGTGATTTGCCTTTTGTATCTTTATTAGTTGCAGCAAAAAATGAAGAGTTAGTAATTGGAAATTTAGTAAATAATCTTTGCAATTTAGAATACCCAGGGGAAGGGTATGAAGTCTGGATAGTTGACGACAATAGCAGCGACAAGACACCACAATTGTTGAGTGAATTGGCTTCAAAGTATGAAAATTTAAAAGTATTGCGGCGAAAACCTGGAGCAACCGGTGGTAAATCGGGAGCATTAAATCAAGTATTGCCTTTGACGAAGGGTGAAGTTATTGCTGTATTTGATGCTGACGCTCAAGTTTCGTCAGATATTTTGCTGCGAACCATTCCTTTGTTTGGACGAGATAATGTTGGAGCGGTGCAGTTGCGAAAAGAAATTGCGAATGCCTCAACTAATTTTTTGACAAAAGGTCAGATGGCAGAAATGGCTGTTGATACTTTTGTGCAACGAAGTCGAAGCTTGAAAGGTGGTATCGGCGAATTACGCGGCAACGGTCAATTTGTGAGACGTAAAGCTTTATATCGCTGTGGTGGATGGAATGAAGAAACTATCACTGATGATTTAGATTTGACACTCCGTCTACATCTTGATAAATGGGATATTGAGTGTGTATTTCATCCAGCAGTTAAAGAAGAAGGCGTTACCAATGCCATATCTCTTTGGCATCAGCGCAATCGTTGGGCGGAAGGCGGTTATCAGCGTTATCTCGACTATTGGGATTTAATTCTCCGCAACCGTATGGGTACGTGGAAGACTTTTGAATTATTAGTAAACTTCGTCTTGCTCCAGTACATTATTCCCACCGCAGCAATCCCAGATTTTTTAATGGCGATCGCACGTCATCGAGTTCCAATTTTGAGTCCCTTTACTGGGATGACAATAACAATATCATTTTTGGGAATGTTTGCTGGTCTTAAGCGGATACATAAAAATAAAAGCTTGAGAACTTATACCTATTTGATTTTGTTACTACAAAGCCTGCGAGGAATTTTCTTTATGTTCCACTGGATAGTAGTCATGAGCAGTACTACGGCTCGGATGTCAGTACTTCCAAAGCGTTTAAAGTGGGTGAAAACTGTCCGTCAAGGTGAGTAA
- a CDS encoding phosphotransacetylase family protein: MPKSPKYLLIGSTEASSGKSATILGLSNQIRQNGLDIAYGKPLGKCLRESEGSLIEEDVEFITRSLNLSPNQVVPTLLALSETTLKQRLCGDDTTDYQQVLKNEYLQHNSGDLVLIEGSGNLSEGNLFDLSLMQVANTLDAKVLLVFRYKSLLSIEELLSTKQLIGERLIGVAINDVPASHLQAVENTMRPFLEQQGIPVLGVLPNNNLLRSITVRELVNQLNAQVLCRGDRLNLLVESLAIGAMNVNAAVKYFRKRQNMAVVTGGDRVEIQQAALETSTQCLILTGQLPPPSFILSRAEELEIPILSVDLDTLSTVEIIERAFGQVRVHEPIKVQCVEHLMTENFDINRLLSLMDLTPVTTLS; the protein is encoded by the coding sequence GTGCCAAAATCCCCTAAATATTTACTGATTGGGTCAACTGAGGCTTCCAGTGGTAAATCGGCAACTATCTTAGGTTTGTCTAATCAGATACGTCAAAACGGGCTTGATATCGCTTATGGCAAACCCCTTGGTAAGTGTTTGAGAGAGTCTGAAGGAAGTTTGATTGAGGAGGACGTAGAATTTATTACCCGAAGCCTTAATTTATCTCCTAACCAAGTAGTGCCTACATTACTTGCTTTAAGCGAAACTACACTAAAACAACGTCTTTGCGGCGATGACACAACCGATTATCAGCAAGTTTTAAAGAACGAATATTTACAACATAATTCAGGTGATTTAGTTCTCATAGAAGGTTCTGGCAACTTATCAGAAGGTAATTTGTTTGATTTATCTTTGATGCAAGTGGCAAATACCTTGGATGCTAAAGTGCTTCTGGTATTTCGTTATAAGTCATTGCTGTCCATTGAAGAATTGTTATCTACAAAGCAGCTAATTGGAGAACGCTTAATTGGTGTTGCGATTAATGATGTTCCTGCTTCGCATTTACAAGCAGTTGAAAATACCATGCGTCCTTTTCTAGAACAACAAGGCATACCCGTGTTGGGCGTATTACCTAATAATAATTTACTACGTAGTATTACTGTCCGCGAACTGGTTAATCAACTGAATGCACAAGTTTTATGTCGCGGCGATCGCCTGAATTTATTAGTGGAAAGTTTGGCAATTGGTGCGATGAATGTCAATGCTGCGGTGAAGTATTTTCGCAAACGTCAAAATATGGCGGTAGTTACTGGCGGGGATAGAGTCGAAATTCAGCAGGCTGCATTGGAAACTTCCACCCAATGCCTGATTCTGACGGGACAATTACCACCTCCATCTTTTATTCTCAGCCGCGCCGAAGAATTAGAAATTCCGATTCTATCCGTAGATTTGGATACTCTTAGCACTGTAGAAATTATTGAGCGTGCTTTCGGTCAAGTTCGCGTCCACGAACCAATAAAAGTTCAATGCGTTGAGCATTTGATGACCGAAAATTTTGACATCAACCGCTTACTATCTTTAATGGATTTGACTCCAGTAACTACATTATCGTAA
- a CDS encoding ADP-ribosylglycohydrolase family protein, translating into MNQKSITGCLLGTAIGDAFGLPYEGLSKQRQNKLFPNRKNHNFLFNKGMISDDTEHTCMVAQSLIVSAGNTSIFTKQLAFRLRWWLLGLPAGIGYATLKSIIKLWLGFSPHKSGVFSAGNGAAMRSAIIGVCYGNDVQKLRELVRASTRLTHTDIKAEYGALAVALAASTASQQLLISPQIYYKKLKNLIGSEQVEFLWLIKQACDSAESQETTQSFAAKIGSSKGITGYIYHTVPVVIQAWLKYQQDYQTAILEIVACGGDTDTTAAILGGIVGAAVGKDGIPQQWLDNLWEYPRNIKWMESLGIRLAEVCQRHTKQSSLPLPVYGIFLRNILFLLIVIFHGFRRLFPPY; encoded by the coding sequence ATGAATCAAAAATCAATCACCGGCTGCTTATTAGGAACAGCAATAGGTGACGCTTTCGGATTACCTTACGAAGGTTTATCAAAACAGCGCCAAAATAAACTTTTCCCAAACCGAAAAAACCACAATTTTCTCTTCAATAAAGGTATGATTTCCGACGATACGGAACATACCTGTATGGTTGCTCAATCTCTGATAGTTTCCGCTGGAAATACATCGATATTTACAAAACAATTAGCTTTTCGTTTGCGATGGTGGCTACTCGGTTTACCTGCGGGAATTGGTTACGCAACTTTAAAATCAATTATCAAATTATGGCTTGGCTTTTCTCCTCATAAATCAGGCGTTTTTTCTGCCGGTAATGGTGCAGCTATGAGAAGCGCAATTATTGGTGTTTGTTATGGAAATGATGTTCAAAAGTTACGAGAATTAGTCAGAGCATCAACTCGTTTAACTCATACCGATATCAAAGCCGAATATGGAGCTTTAGCTGTTGCTTTAGCTGCTTCCACCGCAAGCCAGCAATTATTGATTTCTCCCCAAATTTATTATAAAAAACTGAAAAATTTAATTGGTTCCGAACAAGTTGAATTTCTCTGGCTTATCAAACAGGCTTGCGATAGTGCCGAATCACAAGAAACCACTCAATCCTTTGCTGCAAAAATAGGTTCAAGTAAAGGTATTACCGGATATATTTATCATACAGTTCCTGTAGTTATTCAAGCTTGGTTAAAATATCAGCAAGATTATCAAACAGCAATTTTAGAAATAGTTGCTTGTGGAGGAGACACGGATACAACCGCAGCGATTTTAGGGGGTATTGTTGGTGCTGCTGTTGGTAAAGATGGAATTCCACAGCAATGGCTAGATAATTTATGGGAATATCCTAGGAATATCAAGTGGATGGAATCCCTGGGAATTCGATTAGCAGAAGTTTGTCAGCGACATACAAAGCAATCTTCGCTACCGCTTCCTGTTTATGGAATCTTTTTACGGAATATTTTGTTTTTGCTGATAGTTATTTTTCATGGATTTCGGCGGTTGTTTCCACCTTATTGA
- a CDS encoding tetratricopeptide repeat protein, whose protein sequence is MKIHLFSTFGDKQDNISRSSAVRFTADDHSHEDSICQLYAYEDKDLRSCALKSAKTGDYNFAIAALNQLIKRHPDNAIDYNNRGLVYFQSGDEQKAVRDFNKAIKINPCLASAYNNRANYYAGMGDLEAALADYEKALDLNPSYVRAWINRGITLRELGNYNEAIENFETALFFGKLESHILAEKGRTYHIWGEWNCAFADYNRALKSLQNINANASGTQNQNSRLRLQVENWLNELLLPMHPEWKIED, encoded by the coding sequence ATGAAGATTCACTTATTTTCAACATTCGGTGACAAGCAAGATAATATCAGTAGAAGTAGTGCTGTGAGATTTACTGCTGATGACCATAGCCACGAGGATAGTATTTGTCAACTATACGCTTATGAAGATAAAGATTTACGCTCCTGTGCTTTAAAATCGGCTAAAACTGGCGATTATAACTTTGCGATCGCGGCTTTGAATCAGTTAATTAAGCGTCATCCTGATAATGCTATTGATTACAACAATCGGGGCTTGGTTTACTTTCAAAGCGGTGATGAACAAAAAGCTGTTCGCGATTTTAATAAAGCCATAAAAATAAATCCCTGTTTGGCTAGCGCTTACAATAACCGAGCTAATTATTACGCTGGGATGGGTGATTTAGAAGCAGCATTAGCAGATTATGAAAAAGCTTTAGATTTAAATCCCAGTTATGTCAGAGCCTGGATTAACCGAGGTATAACTTTGCGCGAGTTGGGGAATTATAACGAAGCTATTGAGAATTTTGAAACGGCGCTATTTTTCGGTAAATTAGAAAGTCATATTTTGGCTGAGAAAGGTAGAACCTACCATATTTGGGGTGAATGGAACTGCGCGTTTGCTGACTATAACCGTGCTTTGAAAAGTTTACAAAATATAAATGCTAATGCGAGTGGAACCCAGAATCAAAATTCACGTCTACGCTTACAAGTAGAAAATTGGTTAAATGAACTACTACTTCCAATGCATCCTGAATGGAAAATCGAGGATTAG
- a CDS encoding 2TM domain-containing protein, whose protein sequence is MAYSSDDVQKILQLAMTRKQEESFTKKQLSEMATELGISSELLEGAEQQWLTQAKANEQQQARRKIMRREFKAHLISFLAVNVFLVVLNLTTTPRDFWAIYPLSGWGLGLFMHNLKVTRVEENSQDMRQSYMSCDKSGC, encoded by the coding sequence ATGGCTTACAGTTCGGATGACGTACAAAAAATTCTTCAACTAGCAATGACACGCAAACAGGAAGAATCCTTTACTAAGAAACAGCTTTCAGAGATGGCAACAGAGTTAGGAATTTCTTCCGAATTGCTTGAAGGGGCAGAACAACAATGGTTAACTCAAGCCAAAGCAAACGAACAACAACAAGCTCGTCGTAAAATTATGCGTCGAGAATTTAAAGCGCACCTAATTTCATTTTTAGCGGTAAATGTATTCTTAGTAGTGCTGAATTTAACGACAACTCCCCGTGATTTTTGGGCAATTTATCCGCTTTCAGGTTGGGGATTGGGGCTGTTTATGCATAACTTGAAAGTTACTCGTGTCGAAGAAAATTCTCAAGATATGCGGCAATCCTATATGAGTTGTGACAAATCTGGATGTTAA
- a CDS encoding FGGY-family carbohydrate kinase yields the protein MYLGIDFGTSGARGVAIASAGNIVEEVRCPFEMSLETDLINCWRTALFSLLEQLSGESRGEITRIAINGTSSTVLLCDAAGNPVDAPLLYNDARGAGMREKLKNIAPTNHTVFSATSSLVKLLWMMQLPSVTKAKYFLHQADWLGFLLHGKLGISDYHNALKLGYDVEALQYPEWLNRLHISIQLPKVVVPGNPVGELRSEIAAKYNFPRDCVVCAGTTDSIAAFIASGANSTGEAVTSLGSTLVLKLLSSTRVDNSQYGIYSHRFGNLWLTGGASNSGGAVLKQFFSSEELESLSQEIDINKSSELNYYPLLEPGERFPINDPNLPPKLKPRPDNNVEFLHGLLENMARIEARGYKLLQDFGADNLKTVYTAGGGAKNTVWSEIRKRYLGVSVVSSSNTEAAYGSALLAMNGLKN from the coding sequence ATGTATTTAGGTATAGATTTCGGGACATCTGGGGCTAGGGGTGTAGCGATCGCCTCTGCTGGAAATATTGTAGAGGAGGTACGATGTCCGTTTGAGATGTCGTTGGAAACAGATTTAATAAATTGTTGGCGAACTGCTTTATTTAGCCTTTTAGAGCAACTGAGCGGGGAATCGCGAGGAGAAATTACCCGCATTGCTATTAACGGTACTTCCTCTACTGTTTTGCTGTGCGATGCTGCGGGGAATCCTGTTGATGCACCCCTACTTTACAACGATGCCAGGGGAGCAGGGATGCGAGAAAAATTGAAAAATATTGCTCCAACCAATCATACTGTATTCAGTGCTACATCGAGCTTGGTAAAACTGTTATGGATGATGCAGTTACCTTCTGTCACGAAAGCTAAATATTTTTTACATCAAGCTGATTGGTTGGGATTCCTTTTGCATGGGAAGTTGGGTATTAGCGATTATCACAATGCTTTGAAACTTGGTTACGATGTGGAAGCATTGCAGTATCCTGAATGGTTAAACAGATTGCACATATCAATTCAACTACCGAAAGTAGTAGTTCCTGGAAATCCTGTAGGAGAATTGCGTTCTGAAATTGCTGCAAAATACAACTTTCCTCGGGATTGTGTAGTTTGTGCGGGTACGACGGATAGTATTGCTGCATTTATCGCTAGCGGAGCAAATTCGACTGGTGAAGCGGTGACTTCTTTGGGTTCGACATTAGTTTTAAAGCTGTTGAGTAGTACTCGTGTAGATAATTCTCAATATGGAATTTATAGCCATCGTTTTGGAAATTTATGGTTGACTGGAGGTGCCTCTAATAGCGGAGGTGCTGTATTAAAGCAATTTTTTAGTAGTGAAGAATTAGAAAGTCTTAGTCAAGAAATAGATATAAATAAATCTAGCGAATTAAATTATTATCCATTATTGGAACCTGGAGAACGTTTTCCAATTAATGACCCAAATTTACCACCTAAATTAAAACCTCGTCCCGATAACAATGTGGAATTTCTACATGGTTTATTAGAAAATATGGCTAGAATTGAAGCGCGAGGATACAAGTTACTGCAAGATTTTGGTGCTGATAATTTAAAGACGGTTTATACCGCTGGTGGTGGTGCTAAAAATACAGTTTGGAGTGAAATTAGAAAGCGATATTTAGGAGTGAGTGTAGTTTCTTCTAGTAATACAGAAGCTGCTTATGGTAGTGCTTTGTTGGCTATGAATGGTTTAAAAAATTAA
- a CDS encoding glutathione S-transferase family protein has protein sequence MIKLYGGTFSRASIVHWYLEELEIPYEFIKLDMQAGEHRKPEFLAINPMGKVPAIVDGDYILWESGAILLYLADKYGKKTLSPQERGIYSQWSLFANATLGPGVFVEATRDKEMPKLMNPLNEILGKQPFLLGNEFTVADVAVGSMLNYIPMMLKLDLSEYSNVTSYMKKLAERPAFQKVMGSRG, from the coding sequence ATGATAAAACTCTACGGTGGAACCTTCAGCCGCGCTTCAATTGTTCACTGGTATCTAGAAGAATTAGAAATTCCCTACGAGTTCATCAAGCTGGATATGCAAGCAGGAGAACACCGCAAACCTGAATTCCTAGCAATCAACCCGATGGGAAAAGTTCCAGCAATTGTCGATGGTGATTATATCCTTTGGGAATCCGGCGCAATATTGCTATATCTTGCCGATAAATACGGTAAAAAAACTCTTTCTCCCCAAGAGCGCGGTATTTATTCTCAGTGGAGCTTGTTCGCAAATGCTACTTTGGGACCTGGTGTTTTTGTTGAAGCTACCCGAGATAAAGAAATGCCTAAACTAATGAATCCTTTGAATGAAATATTAGGCAAACAACCTTTTTTATTAGGTAATGAATTTACCGTCGCTGATGTAGCGGTAGGTTCGATGCTCAACTATATTCCAATGATGCTCAAGCTGGATTTAAGCGAATATTCAAACGTTACCAGCTACATGAAGAAACTTGCCGAACGTCCGGCATTTCAAAAGGTTATGGGTTCGAGGGGTTAA
- a CDS encoding DNA-processing protein DprA → MSQSTDLANNIDTLAQELATIQQMGSKRIAVLGSRHVPITHQNLIEMMTYALVLSGNRVITSGATGTNSAAIKGAMRADPNFLTVILPQSLDRQPLESRQQLEQVMHLVENSSNDHLSLAEASYSCNKEIISRCQQLVCFAFHDSRTLLQTCKDAEEQRKVVTLFYFD, encoded by the coding sequence TTGAGTCAGTCAACAGACCTAGCAAATAACATTGATACATTAGCGCAAGAATTAGCGACTATTCAGCAAATGGGTTCTAAACGAATCGCCGTGCTGGGTTCTCGCCACGTGCCTATTACACACCAGAATCTTATTGAAATGATGACTTATGCCCTGGTTTTATCCGGGAATAGAGTTATCACCTCTGGAGCCACCGGTACAAATTCAGCCGCTATCAAGGGCGCAATGCGAGCCGATCCGAACTTTCTCACGGTAATTTTACCCCAGAGCTTAGATCGTCAGCCTTTGGAATCGCGCCAACAATTAGAACAGGTTATGCATCTGGTAGAAAATTCCAGCAATGACCATTTATCCCTTGCTGAAGCTAGTTACTCATGTAATAAGGAGATAATCTCCCGCTGTCAGCAACTTGTATGCTTCGCCTTTCACGATAGTCGCACTTTGCTGCAAACGTGTAAGGATGCAGAAGAACAAAGGAAAGTGGTAACTTTGTTCTATTTTGATTAA
- a CDS encoding YajQ family cyclic di-GMP-binding protein has protein sequence MASTYSFDVVSDFDRQELVNAVDQVNREIKGRYDLKDTKTTVELGEDIIKVNTDSEFTLDTVNGILREKAAKRKLSQKIFEFGEPESAGGNRVNQEIKLKKGISQEISKKISKMIRDEFKKIQASIQGDAVRVTSKNKDDLQAVMQRLKEEDLPCALQFTNYR, from the coding sequence ATGGCTTCTACTTATTCTTTTGATGTTGTTAGCGATTTTGATAGACAAGAATTGGTTAACGCCGTTGACCAAGTAAACCGAGAAATTAAAGGTCGCTACGATTTAAAAGATACTAAAACGACAGTGGAATTAGGAGAAGATATCATTAAAGTAAATACAGACAGCGAATTTACTTTAGACACTGTAAACGGTATATTGCGAGAAAAAGCAGCCAAGCGTAAACTTTCTCAAAAAATCTTTGAATTTGGCGAACCAGAATCTGCTGGTGGTAATCGAGTTAATCAGGAAATAAAGCTGAAAAAAGGCATTAGTCAAGAAATTTCTAAAAAAATTTCTAAGATGATTCGCGATGAATTCAAAAAAATACAGGCTTCTATTCAAGGAGATGCAGTTCGAGTTACTAGTAAGAATAAAGATGATTTGCAAGCAGTAATGCAGCGGTTAAAAGAAGAAGATTTACCCTGCGCTTTGCAGTTTACAAATTATCGTTAG
- the psaM gene encoding photosystem I reaction center subunit XII, giving the protein MPISDTQVYIALAVALIPGVLAWRLATELYK; this is encoded by the coding sequence ATGCCTATTTCAGACACTCAAGTTTACATCGCTCTAGCTGTAGCTTTAATTCCAGGTGTTTTAGCTTGGCGTTTGGCAACTGAACTGTACAAGTAA
- the ebsA gene encoding type IV pilus biogenesis protein EbsA: MSAFEQLQPATPQQASVYLPYIQSGKRNFLPYAIGLYQKGVLEGNRKIESSDNIPFIATWNIATLPSDLTRCRMQFDGNAELSYEVMMASFEFINFLIEILENYKRQRMTDFSQSFYRKLLRLED; this comes from the coding sequence ATGTCAGCATTTGAGCAACTTCAGCCTGCTACTCCTCAACAAGCGAGCGTGTACTTGCCTTACATCCAAAGTGGTAAGCGGAATTTTCTACCTTATGCTATCGGGCTTTACCAAAAAGGGGTTCTAGAAGGAAATCGTAAAATAGAAAGCAGCGATAATATTCCTTTTATCGCTACTTGGAATATTGCTACTTTGCCCTCTGACTTAACTCGCTGTCGAATGCAGTTTGATGGAAATGCCGAACTGAGTTATGAGGTAATGATGGCAAGTTTTGAGTTTATAAACTTTTTAATAGAAATACTTGAGAATTACAAACGCCAACGTATGACTGATTTTTCTCAATCTTTCTACCGTAAGCTGTTGCGCCTCGAAGATTGA